From the genome of Flavobacterium sediminis:
TGTTCCTGATCTTCGTCTTCTACTGTTTCTTCTTTTGCTTTTTTCCCTTTTTTAGCATCCAGCATATCAGAATAGATCATTAAAGGAATATTAGTATAACTAACCGGCTTAAAGTATTTTGGCTGGTACAATAATGCCACATCAATTCCTCTTTTATCCGGTGAGTCAAAATGAATAATACTATATCCTAAATTTTTAATTCTCGGTTGGTTTACCAGATCTTCTAAAACTCTTCTGTTCTCAATTTCACTACATCCTATTACTACCGGAGGGTTCTTTTGAACATCACTAATTCCTAATTCAGAGATTACACGAGCTAAATTATCCAATTTTTTTTTGTAATTTTCAGACGTCCAGCCATTTGCCGGAGTATATTCTTCATCATAATTTACAGGATCCTTGATGGTGTCGAACAGATTCTCAAAATTATAAAAAGCAACAGTGTGAATCTTGAATTGTTTGTCTTGTGAAGTTGCATTCTGTATTGCGAAAAAAGCAAAGAATAGGACAAAAACGTGTTTAATTTTCATAAAACGAATGTTATATTACTGTCAAGTTTATTACAAATTAGGTGCCAAAGGTAAATAATATTATTAAAAATTATACATTTGTGGGCTGTTAAGTTTTAATTGCTTAACGTTTAAATTATTATTAATTTTAAATTTGTTTATGAAGAAACTTGTATTGAGTACCTTGTTTGTACTACAAGCCATTTTCGTTTTTGCCCAGCAAAAACCTGCCTTGAGGGGTAAAGTAGTGGATTCGAAAAGCTTAAAACCGCTACAGAATGTAGCTGCAACTATTCAGAGCACAAATGTTTCAGTTGTGACAGATGTTGATGGGACTTTTGAATTTGAAACTTTACCAAACGATGAACCTGTGTTGGTAATTTCTTACACAGGATATGTGTCACAAACCTTAATTCTTGAACCAACTAAAGGTGAAACTCTTGAATTAGGTGAAATTTTATTAGAAGAAGATATTACTTCTGAGCAACAATTGAGTTTAGTAACCATTACTGAAAATGACTTGGGTGATGAAAATACAGGTTCTGAAAGTACTTCAGGACTTTTACAGGCATCCAGAGATACATACCAGCAAGCTGCTGCTTTTAACTGGGGTATGGCTCGTTTCAGAATAAGAGGTTTAGATAATGCTTATGGTACTACCATGATTAATGGTATTTCCATGAATAAATTATATGACGGAAGACCGCAGTGGAGTAACTGGGGTGGTTTAAATGATGCTACTCGTAACCAAGAGTTCACAATGGGTTCAGGCCCTTCTGATTATACTTTCGGTGGTATCTTAGGAACACAAGAAATCAATACTCGTGCTTCACATTACAGAACAGGAACCAGAATTTCCCTATCAGGAACTAATACAAACTACAGTTGGAGAACTATGGGAACACATGCTTCCGGCTTTAACAAAAAAGGATGGGCTTTTGTAGTTTCCGCTTCAAGAAGATGGGCTAAAGAAGGTTTCTTTGAAGGAACCGATTATAGTGCAAATTCACTATTTGCTTCTGTTGAAAAGAAATTCAATGATAAACACAGTTTAAATTTCACTTCTATTTATGCTGAGAACAGTAGAGGAAAAACATCCCCTAACACTAAAGAAGTTAATGATTTAATGGGTGTTACTTACAATTCTTACTGGGGATGGCAAAACGGAGAGAAACGAAATTCAAGAGATAAAGACATCGCTGAACCAATCAATATGCTATCTCACTATTGGAAAATAAGTGAAAAAACTTCATTAAACACTAATGTTGCTTACCAAACCGGTAAAATAGGTAATAGTAGAATTGATTATCAAAATGCTAACAATCCTGACCCTACTTATTACGGGTATATGCCGAATTACTACTATAATCAATCTGATTTAGAAGGTGCAGCTATTGCATTGGATCATTTTTACCAAAATCCTCAAATTAATTGGAATGCAATGTATATTGCAAACCAAAACTCAGCTGATGTAGGTAGAAGTGTTTATGCTTTATATGAAGACCGAACTGATGATACACAATGGAGTGCAAACTCAATCTTAAACTCAAGTTTATCTGATAATATCAGTTTAAATGCTGCTGTTAACTTTAAACATTTAAAATCTCACAATTTCCAAAACTTATTAGATCTTTTAGGAGGTCAATATTTCTTAGACATTGATCCTTTTTATTCTGGTGACACTTCTCAATCTGATTTGAATAACCCGAATCGTCAAGTAGTTGAAGGAGATACATACGGCTACAATTATAATTTATTTGCTACCGTAATTGACGGATTTACTCAATTCAAATTCAATTATAGAAAATTCAACTTCTATTTAGCGCAATCTTTCTCCAGAACAGAATATCAAAGAGAAGGTTTGTATAAAAACGGCATCTACGCTGACAACTCTTACGGAAAAAGCGACAAAGTTACTTATGAGAACTTCGGTTTTAAAGGTGGTCTGACTTATAAAATTAACGGAAGACACATGCTTGATTTCAACGGTTCATATATGACTAAAGCACCGATCATGCGTAATGTTTTTTCAAATGCTCGTTTAAACAATACTATTACGCCTAATTTATCCGACGAAAATATTGTTGCCGCAGATGCAAGTTATATTATCAAAGCGCCTAAATTCAAAGGTCGTTTAACCGGATTCTATAATAAAATCCAAAACAGTACCGAAATATCTTTCTATTATGCTGAAAGCATCGGTGATGCAGGTGGTGATAGTGACTCTTTCGTTAGTGAAATCGTTACTGGTTTAGACAAACAAGCTATAGGTGGAGAATTAGGTCTTGAATACCAAATTACTTCAACAATAAAAGCAATGGGATCTGCTTCTTACGGACAATACATTTATTCTAACAATGCACATTTGGTAACAAATGACGATGGTAGAGCTGCTGATGGTCTGAATGCTTTAAAAGACTTCGGAACAGTGTATATTAAAGATTACCGTCAACCAGGTATGCCTCAACAAGCTTATTCAATCGGTTTAGAATATCGTGATCCTCATTTCTGGTGGGTTAGTGCAAACGTAAACTATTTAGCGGACAATTATATTGATGTTGCAAGTATCTTGAGAACTGATAACTTTACCATTGATCCTTCTACTGGCGTTAACTATGACGGTGCTACTGAAAGTTCAGTAAGAGACTTATTAAAACAAGAAAAATTCGACAACTTTACATTAGTTAATTTAACTGGTGGTAAATCTTGGAGAATCAGTAAGAAAAACAGAAACACTTTCGGTTTCTTTGCTTCTATCAACAACTTGTTTGATGTTGAATATAAAACCGGAGGTTTTGAACAATCAAGAAAGGCTACTTATCCTGATTTAGCCGCAGATCAGGCTAACGGAACACCTTCTTTTGGCTCTAAGTACTTCTATGGATACGGAAGAACTTATTTTGTTAATTTCTACATTAACTTCTAAAAAATTGCTTTATGAAAAAATTAATTAAAACAATATTTACAACAGCTTTGGTTCTTTCTTTAGTTAGCTGTGTTAACGATGACGATGCTGCTATTCCTACTATGAAAGTTCCTTTTTATAGTGAGACTTTTAACGACGCTTCTAATCTTGATAACTGGAGCAATGTTTCAATAAACGGAGGTGATTTATGGCATAGTTCTTCTTACGGAGGTGAAACGTTTGTTCAACTCTCAGCTTATGGAAGCGGTGAGGCTAATATGGACGCATGGTTAATCAGTCCTGCTATAAATCTGGATACTACAGAAAACGAAGCCTTTTCTTTTAAATACCTTACCGGGTACTATAATGGTCAGGCAGTTTCTGTTTGGGTATCTACAGATTATGATGGCAGTAATACGGCAGAAGGAATAACAAATGCAACATGGACTGATATGAATGTTGAACTACCTGTATATACTACAAGTGGTTATTCAAGTGATTTCTCTCTAACTGATCCGGTTGATATCTCTGGATTTAATGGTGATATCTATATTGCTTTCCGTTATCAGGGAGGAAGCAGCAGTGGTGTAACAACTACTTACGAAATTGACAATCTTAATGTTTATGAAAATAAATAAGCTATGAAAAATATAAAATTATTATTAACATTAACAACATTTGCAGCTTTAACAAGTTGTGTAAATGGTGATGACTACGGTACACCGGATTTGTCATCTGAATGTGTTTCTGAAACCCCGACTAAACAAGTTTCAGATATCACAAGTATTGCAGCCACAGATAACCCGACACAATATATGGCTGATGATGTAATTGAGGCTTATGTAACTTCAAGTGATGAAGGAGGTAATTTTTATAAAACTATCTCTTTAGTCTCAACAGATGCAGTTAACAACTCTAATAGTAGCATCGGTTTTACAATTCCGATTAATGCTTATAACTTGTACACTAAATTTGAACCCGGTCGAAAAGTATATGTTCACTTAAAAGATTTATACTACTCATATACAGGATTAACAGATTCTTATGAGATTGGTGAATTATATGTTGACCCTACTTATGGTAACGAAATCGGTAGAATTTCTGCTGTTAAATACGAAAATGTTATTTTAAGAGGATGTGATAAAGTAGATGAGGATGAATTAGTAAACCATATCACTATTGATCAGGTAGATGATTCCTATATGCATAAATTAATTGAATTTGAAAACGTTCAATTTGCAGATGGATCTTTGGGAACTACTTACTTTGATCCTACTAATACTGCCGGTACAGGTACTAATCATTCTATTACTGATATGAATGGAAACACAATTGATTTAAGAGCTAGTGAATATGCTTCATTTGCTTCTGATCCGATTCCAAGCGGAAGTGGAAAAATAAGAGGTGTTTTAACTAAATATAATGGTAGCTACCAATTTATGATCAGAACACTACACGATGTTCAACTAAATGATGACCGTTTTGATGTTGACTTCTACCCGCCGATTGTCGGAAGTTCTTTAGCATTCAACGGTTCTTTATTTGAAAACTTTGAATCTTATGCTACTTATGAAAACGAATTCCCTCCATATATTAATGATGCTGCGGTAGGTAGCAGATATTGGCAAGTACGATTATTTAGCGGAAACAGATATATTCAAGCAACATCTTTCGGAGGAAATGAGGACAATAGAACTTTATTTATTGTTCCTGTAGACATGACATCAGCCAGTACATTCTCTTTTAGAACAAATGATGGTTATGATAATGGATCTGTTCTGAAAGTATATTATTCGTTAGATTATATTGCCGGCGGATTGATTACTGACGCTACTTTAGTAGATATTACTTCTAATTTCACTATTTCTTCAGGTCACTCAAGCGGATACGGTACATTTATCGACAGTGGGGTTTATAATATCCCATCCGGTATCACAGGAAATGGTTATTTTATATTTGAATACGTTGGTAACGGAGCTTCAGGGCCTACAACAACTATGCAAATCGACAATATTACAATAAACTAATTGTAAAACGTTTATTTAAAAAAGTCCCGCAAATGCGGGACTTTTTTTATTGTAAATAATTGTATTTTTGTACTATCAAGAAAAGACTATGTTAGAAAAAGAAAATCACGTATTTGAGAAAACAGTTGTGGTAGGGATCATCACACAAAACCAAGATGAAGATAAACTTAATGAATATCTTGATGAATTGGAATTTTTGACCTTTACTGCCGGTGGTGAAGTCGTAAAACGTTTTTCTCAAAAGATGGACAAACCGAATCCTAAAACTTTTGTAGGAGCCGGAAAGTTAGATGAGATCAAATATTACATTAAAGATAACGATGTTTCAACTGTAATCTTTGACGATGAACTCTCTCCGTCGCAACAGAAAAATATCAATCGTGAATTAGGAGATGACTGTAAAGTATTGGACAGAACGAACCTCATCTTGGATATTTTTGCGCAAAGAGCACAGACTTCTTAT
Proteins encoded in this window:
- a CDS encoding carboxypeptidase-like regulatory domain-containing protein yields the protein MKKLVLSTLFVLQAIFVFAQQKPALRGKVVDSKSLKPLQNVAATIQSTNVSVVTDVDGTFEFETLPNDEPVLVISYTGYVSQTLILEPTKGETLELGEILLEEDITSEQQLSLVTITENDLGDENTGSESTSGLLQASRDTYQQAAAFNWGMARFRIRGLDNAYGTTMINGISMNKLYDGRPQWSNWGGLNDATRNQEFTMGSGPSDYTFGGILGTQEINTRASHYRTGTRISLSGTNTNYSWRTMGTHASGFNKKGWAFVVSASRRWAKEGFFEGTDYSANSLFASVEKKFNDKHSLNFTSIYAENSRGKTSPNTKEVNDLMGVTYNSYWGWQNGEKRNSRDKDIAEPINMLSHYWKISEKTSLNTNVAYQTGKIGNSRIDYQNANNPDPTYYGYMPNYYYNQSDLEGAAIALDHFYQNPQINWNAMYIANQNSADVGRSVYALYEDRTDDTQWSANSILNSSLSDNISLNAAVNFKHLKSHNFQNLLDLLGGQYFLDIDPFYSGDTSQSDLNNPNRQVVEGDTYGYNYNLFATVIDGFTQFKFNYRKFNFYLAQSFSRTEYQREGLYKNGIYADNSYGKSDKVTYENFGFKGGLTYKINGRHMLDFNGSYMTKAPIMRNVFSNARLNNTITPNLSDENIVAADASYIIKAPKFKGRLTGFYNKIQNSTEISFYYAESIGDAGGDSDSFVSEIVTGLDKQAIGGELGLEYQITSTIKAMGSASYGQYIYSNNAHLVTNDDGRAADGLNALKDFGTVYIKDYRQPGMPQQAYSIGLEYRDPHFWWVSANVNYLADNYIDVASILRTDNFTIDPSTGVNYDGATESSVRDLLKQEKFDNFTLVNLTGGKSWRISKKNRNTFGFFASINNLFDVEYKTGGFEQSRKATYPDLAADQANGTPSFGSKYFYGYGRTYFVNFYINF
- a CDS encoding choice-of-anchor J domain-containing protein yields the protein MKKLIKTIFTTALVLSLVSCVNDDDAAIPTMKVPFYSETFNDASNLDNWSNVSINGGDLWHSSSYGGETFVQLSAYGSGEANMDAWLISPAINLDTTENEAFSFKYLTGYYNGQAVSVWVSTDYDGSNTAEGITNATWTDMNVELPVYTTSGYSSDFSLTDPVDISGFNGDIYIAFRYQGGSSSGVTTTYEIDNLNVYENK
- a CDS encoding DUF5689 domain-containing protein, with translation MKNIKLLLTLTTFAALTSCVNGDDYGTPDLSSECVSETPTKQVSDITSIAATDNPTQYMADDVIEAYVTSSDEGGNFYKTISLVSTDAVNNSNSSIGFTIPINAYNLYTKFEPGRKVYVHLKDLYYSYTGLTDSYEIGELYVDPTYGNEIGRISAVKYENVILRGCDKVDEDELVNHITIDQVDDSYMHKLIEFENVQFADGSLGTTYFDPTNTAGTGTNHSITDMNGNTIDLRASEYASFASDPIPSGSGKIRGVLTKYNGSYQFMIRTLHDVQLNDDRFDVDFYPPIVGSSLAFNGSLFENFESYATYENEFPPYINDAAVGSRYWQVRLFSGNRYIQATSFGGNEDNRTLFIVPVDMTSASTFSFRTNDGYDNGSVLKVYYSLDYIAGGLITDATLVDITSNFTISSGHSSGYGTFIDSGVYNIPSGITGNGYFIFEYVGNGASGPTTTMQIDNITIN